Below is a genomic region from Miscanthus floridulus cultivar M001 chromosome 1, ASM1932011v1, whole genome shotgun sequence.
GCACGAATGACATGCACATTCATCGTGTACTTCGTATTTTCAAGTAGCTCAAAGAGGCAGAGATCTCCCAGCCGCAACTTGTTGTCACAAGTAAACTGTTTCCACCCTTTCATAAGCCTTTTGACTCTGGCCTTCTTAATCACACACCGCACTTCCCAACTCTTGCCACGGCATTGAAGCATCAGTGTTTGGTCCTCAAATGGTAGATATACATCAGCATATACTCTTGGTATGTCCTGATTGCAGTAGGAAAGTGTAAAAGTTAACTGAAAAATAGATCAAGCTGGAAGTACTTGCATCAAGATTTTAAATTATTTCTTCAAGGCAATTTGTGTAGAGCTAGTAGTACTTCAAAGATTAAAAAATTGAATCTtaaaaattatatattttttctacttGATCTTCTGATTTTATTCAATGCCATATTGACCTGGCCAAGGAAAAGGGGAGAAGGATTATGTGGTTTAATTTTGCTTGCAAGGGATTTGCTGGGCTATGGCTTTGTAGGAAAAAGATGGTGATTGCTAAGAAGTCCACTCCTCCCACTGGTACTTCAGTTCCCCTATCCCTGTTTCTGAAATCGTAGAAGCTCGCTCCCTCATAAAGCTGGGGAACGCCTGTTCTACAACAACATGCTTTCAAAATGAAGCATAATTGCACTAGAATATCAATCCAAGAATAAAGTTTCCAAGCTCACCATAACCTGAGATTTTCCATGAACATTGCTCTTCTTCATGATGCATCCATAGATGGGGATAGTAGAACTACTAGCTCCGACTCTCTCTTTCAGTTTCTTCATCTGCACACCGGTGAGACAGGTTCCCTGTGGGAGGATGTAACCTGGAACATAATGTGATTTCTGATCTTCTGGACATATAGACTCTCCTACACAGAAACAAAGAGAAAGAAAtgtgtggtcatgatctgtaaaGTAAATCCTAGTCAAGTTGGTTCAACTTGGTGACTCATAACCTGATGAGTCAGATAGGGAGGTTGATGAACTAGCGGTGACATTCATGGGAAGATCTCCACAACTGCTTGAAATTTCAATGTGCATTTCCCTTGTTTCTCTGCCGCAGATATGATTTCTCTTGACAAGGCATGGCGGCACTTTCTCGCAACAACTAAGATCAAATATGAAAACCTTCAATCGAGAAGTCCCGTCGTACATGAAAACCAAGAAGTCCCCCATGTTCAAGTCATGGGCAGTAACAAACTCCTTCCATCCCGTTTGAAGGACTACTTTGCCCAGATTCTTAGCTACTTCAACATCAAAAGTGTGTCCACAGCGTGATTCTAGCTTAACACTGTTTGCTATTAGCCCTCTCAAATGTTGCTCGAATTTGTCAGGTATGGCCTGCAGCAATTACACGGAACAAGCTCTTATATATATCTTCAATTCAAGAAGTTGGCTGATAGTGCAACGATTTCATTCCAGACATCAAAACAGATAAGgtctaaggctgtgtttagttgtaggaatttggattttggggctactgtagcacgttcgtttttatttggcaaatagtgttcaaacatggactaattaggctcaaaacgttcgtctcgcaatttcccaccaaactgtgc
It encodes:
- the LOC136451250 gene encoding putative B3 domain-containing protein Os03g0621600; amino-acid sequence: MSSACFSVVKMRKPGKSRESNAYFYPGHKDEKDKYFFKVLVGDFRERLAIPDKFEQHLRGLIANSVKLESRCGHTFDVEVAKNLGKVVLQTGWKEFVTAHDLNMGDFLVFMYDGTSRLKVFIFDLSCCEKVPPCLVKRNHICGRETREMHIEISSSCGDLPMNVTASSSTSLSDSSGESICPEDQKSHYVPGYILPQGTCLTGVQMKKLKERVGASSSTIPIYGCIMKKSNVHGKSQVMDIPRVYADVYLPFEDQTLMLQCRGKSWEVRCVIKKARVKRLMKGWKQFTCDNKLRLGDLCLFELLENTKYTMNVHVIRAK